A window of the Scyliorhinus torazame isolate Kashiwa2021f chromosome 12, sScyTor2.1, whole genome shotgun sequence genome harbors these coding sequences:
- the LOC140387066 gene encoding chemerin-like receptor 1, translating to MVPAFNLSLEAGGTAHLAVSSLSRALLGISLSLHLLVFLLGLGGNGLVLWIAGFKMAKTVGRVFVCNLALADVVFSLFLPFSFTYLAMGFHWPFGKALCKLCVSIEYLNLFGSVFLLTAISIQRCASVCAPVWFRNHLSPRVAARTSLFLWVLALLSTAPHFTFLDTIPAGEGGNYTRCQFRYRLQGDPGEELGRALARRREEGLVLSRFVLAFLIPFIAIAGCHIAILARLRRGQAAGGPSRPLRVTLVIVAAFFICWLPYHVFGLLKMTIGPTPSIKLGITISHNLALFNCSLNPIIYVFMGHRFRVTFKQSLQSILERIGSE from the coding sequence ATGGTTCCTGCGTTCAACCTTTCGCTTGAGGCAGGAGGCACGGCCCATCTCGCTGTGAGTTCACTCAGTCGGGCCTTGCTCGGGATCAGCCTGTCGCTGCACCTCCTCGTGTTCCTGCTGGGgcttggtggcaacgggcttgtgcTGTGGATTGCAGGCTTCAAGATGGCAAAAACAGTAGGCAGAGTCTTCGTTTGCAACCTGGCCTTAGCTGATGTCGTCTTTTCCCTTTTCCTGCCCTTTTCTTTCACCTACCTGGCCATGGGTTTTCACTGGCCATTCGGGAAGGCATTGTGCAAGCTCTGTGTCTCCATCGAGTACCTCAACCTCTTTGGCAGCGTCTTCCTGCTAACTGCCATCAGCATCCAGCGCTGTGCCTCTGTTTGCGCGCCTGTGTGGTTCCGCAACCACCTCAGCCCGCGGGTGGCAGCACGCACCAGCCTGTTCCTCTGGGTCCTGGCCCTGCTCTCCACTGCCCCCCATTTTACCTTCCTCGACACcatacctgcgggggagggggggaactacaCACGCTGCCAGTTCCGCTATCGACTGCAAGGGGACCccggggaggagctggggagggccTTGGCCCGACGGCGGGAAGAGGGGCTGGTCCTCAGCCGTTTCGTACTGGCCTTCCTCATCCCGTTCATCGCCATTGCGGGCTGCCACATCGCCATCTTGGCCAGGCTCAGGAGGGGGCAGGCGGCAGGTGGCCCCAGCAGGCCCCTCAGGGTTACCCTGGTCATCGTGGCTGCCTTCTTCATCTGCTGGCTACCCTACCATGTCTTTGGCCTCCTAAAGATGACCATCGGTCCCACTCCGTCCATCAAGTTGGGCATCACCATCAGCCACAACCTCGCCCTCTTCAACTGCAGCCTGAACCCCATAATCTATGTGTTCATGGGCCATAGGTTCCGAGTGACGTTCAAACAGTCCCTGCAGTCCATCTTGGAAAGAATTGGATCAGAGTAG